A single Marinobacter sp. es.042 DNA region contains:
- the rpoC gene encoding DNA-directed RNA polymerase subunit beta', translated as MKDLLNLLKSQNQSKEFDAIRIGLASPDMIRSWSFGEVKKPETINYRTFKPERDGLFCAKIFGPIKDYECLCGKYKRLKHRGVICEKCGVEVALASVRRERMGHIELASPVAHIWFLKSLPSRIGLMLDMTLRDIERVLYFESFIVIDPGMTTLEKGQLLNDEQYYEALEEFGDEFDARMGAEAVKELLEGIDLQEEVDALREEIPQTNSETKIKKFSKRLKILEAFLYSGNKPGDMVMTVLPVLPPDLRPLVPLDGGRFATSDLNDLYRRVINRNNRLKRLLELNAPDIIVRNEKRMLQEAVDALLDNGRRGRAITGTNKRPLKSLADMIKGKQGRFRQNLLGKRVDYSGRSVIVVGPYLRLHQCGLPKKMALELFKPFIFSKLEHRGLATTIKAAKKMVEREEGVVWDILDEVIREHPIMLNRAPTLHRLGIQAFEPVLIEGKAIQLHPLVCAAYNADFDGDQMAVHVPLTLEAQLEARALMMSTNNVLSPANGEPIIVPSQDVVLGLYYMTRERKSALGEGMVFADVKEAHRAYGAGMVDLQAIVKVRVKEVAIAEDGSRTEEYKIVDTTVGRALLFDIVPDGLSYELVNKPMVKKAISNLINTCYRDAGLKDTVIFADQLMYMGYHYATVSGISIGFNDFEIPPEKYELVDAASAEVKDIETQYASGLLTQGEKYNKVIDIWSRANDKVSKAMMERLAKEQVIGPDGQPVKGEDGEYLMQESFNSVYMMADSGARGSAAQIRQLAGMRGLMAKPDGSIIETPITANFREGLNVLQYFISTHGARKGLADTALKTANSGYLTRRLVDVSQDLVVTEPDCGTDEGLLMTPHIEGGDVVVPLGDRVLGRVTARDAFTPTDKDNAVIEAGTLLDEKAVETLERAGVDEVWVRSAITCETRHGICSKCYGRDLARGHQVNVGEAVGVIAAQSIGEPGTQLTMRTFHIGGAASRASAVDNIQVKHGGTVRLHNMKSIEKADGSLVVISRSSALAIADDQGREREWYKLPYGAVLSVKHGDAVEAGVVVAKWDPHTHPIIAEAGGTAKFVNMDQGITVRTQTDELTGLSTMEVIDSKERPAAGKDIRPAIQLIDEKGEEVELPGGGTAIFFLPANALVTMANGARVELGDVVARIPQESSKTRDITGGLPRVADLFEARRPKESSILAEISGMVSFGKETKGKKRLVITPKDADPYEVLIPKHRQLNVFEGETVEKGEVISDGPSNPHDILRLLGVVELAKYITNEIQDVYRLQGVVINDKHIEVIVRQMLRKVEITDPGDTTLLSGDQVEITQVLEENEKADVADKEPARFERLLLGITKASLATESFISAASFQETTRVLTEGAVTGKRDYLRGLKENVVVGRLIPAGTGLAYHNERRRKRDLEEQGVTAADVEEALSAELNRES; from the coding sequence ATGAAAGATTTGCTGAATCTTCTCAAGAGCCAGAACCAAAGCAAGGAATTCGACGCCATCCGCATTGGCCTGGCGTCGCCTGACATGATCCGTTCCTGGTCCTTTGGCGAAGTGAAGAAGCCTGAGACCATTAACTACCGTACCTTCAAGCCGGAGCGCGACGGTCTTTTCTGTGCCAAGATCTTCGGCCCGATCAAGGACTACGAGTGTCTGTGCGGTAAATACAAGCGCCTCAAGCATCGCGGTGTTATCTGCGAGAAGTGTGGCGTTGAGGTTGCGCTGGCCAGTGTCCGCCGTGAGCGGATGGGCCACATCGAGCTGGCCAGCCCGGTCGCGCACATCTGGTTCCTGAAGTCACTGCCGTCCCGTATCGGTCTGATGCTGGACATGACCCTGCGCGATATCGAGCGGGTCCTGTACTTCGAATCCTTTATTGTTATCGATCCGGGGATGACCACCCTGGAGAAGGGCCAGCTGCTGAACGATGAGCAGTACTATGAAGCCTTGGAAGAATTCGGTGACGAGTTCGACGCCCGCATGGGTGCCGAAGCGGTCAAGGAACTCCTCGAAGGTATTGACCTGCAGGAGGAGGTTGATGCCCTGCGTGAGGAGATTCCGCAGACCAACTCCGAAACCAAGATCAAGAAGTTCAGCAAGCGTCTGAAAATTCTTGAGGCGTTCCTGTATTCCGGCAACAAGCCAGGCGACATGGTCATGACCGTGCTGCCGGTGCTTCCGCCGGATCTGCGCCCGCTGGTACCGCTGGACGGTGGCCGCTTCGCGACCTCTGATCTGAACGATCTTTACCGTCGGGTGATCAACCGGAACAACCGTCTAAAGCGCCTGCTGGAACTGAACGCTCCGGATATCATCGTGCGCAACGAGAAGCGGATGCTGCAGGAAGCCGTTGACGCGCTGCTGGATAACGGACGCCGTGGCCGGGCCATTACCGGCACCAACAAGCGCCCGCTGAAGTCCCTGGCTGACATGATCAAGGGTAAGCAGGGTCGTTTCCGTCAGAACCTGCTTGGTAAGCGTGTGGACTACTCCGGTCGTTCAGTGATCGTGGTCGGTCCGTACCTGCGCCTGCACCAGTGTGGTCTGCCAAAGAAGATGGCACTGGAACTGTTCAAGCCGTTTATTTTCTCCAAGTTGGAGCACCGCGGCCTGGCGACCACCATCAAGGCCGCCAAGAAGATGGTCGAGCGCGAGGAAGGCGTGGTCTGGGATATCCTGGACGAAGTCATCCGTGAGCATCCGATCATGCTGAACCGCGCGCCGACCCTGCACCGTCTGGGTATCCAGGCGTTCGAGCCGGTTCTGATCGAAGGCAAGGCGATCCAGCTGCATCCGCTGGTGTGTGCGGCCTACAACGCCGACTTTGACGGTGACCAGATGGCGGTTCACGTACCGCTGACCCTGGAAGCCCAGCTTGAAGCTCGTGCGTTGATGATGTCCACCAACAACGTACTGTCGCCGGCCAACGGCGAGCCGATTATCGTGCCGTCTCAGGACGTGGTGCTCGGTCTGTACTACATGACCCGTGAGCGCAAGAGCGCCCTGGGCGAAGGTATGGTGTTTGCTGACGTCAAAGAGGCGCATCGTGCCTACGGCGCTGGCATGGTCGACCTTCAGGCGATTGTCAAGGTTCGCGTTAAGGAAGTTGCGATTGCCGAAGACGGTTCGCGCACAGAAGAATACAAGATCGTTGATACCACGGTTGGTCGGGCGCTGCTGTTCGACATCGTGCCTGATGGCCTGTCCTACGAGCTGGTCAACAAGCCGATGGTCAAGAAGGCAATCTCTAATCTGATCAACACCTGCTACCGTGATGCCGGTCTGAAAGACACCGTCATCTTCGCGGATCAGTTGATGTACATGGGTTATCACTACGCGACTGTTTCCGGTATCTCCATTGGTTTCAACGATTTCGAGATTCCGCCGGAGAAGTACGAGCTGGTTGATGCCGCATCCGCTGAGGTGAAGGATATCGAAACCCAGTACGCGTCCGGTCTGCTGACCCAGGGCGAGAAGTACAACAAGGTTATCGACATCTGGTCACGTGCCAACGATAAAGTTTCCAAAGCCATGATGGAGCGTCTGGCGAAGGAGCAGGTTATCGGGCCTGACGGCCAGCCGGTGAAGGGCGAGGACGGCGAATACCTGATGCAGGAGTCGTTCAACTCGGTTTACATGATGGCCGATTCCGGCGCCCGGGGTTCCGCGGCCCAGATCCGTCAGCTTGCTGGTATGCGTGGCCTTATGGCCAAGCCGGACGGCTCAATCATCGAAACGCCGATCACTGCGAACTTCCGTGAAGGTCTGAACGTACTCCAGTACTTCATCTCCACCCACGGTGCCCGTAAGGGTCTGGCGGATACCGCTCTGAAGACCGCAAACTCGGGTTACCTGACCCGTCGTCTGGTAGACGTCTCCCAGGATCTGGTAGTCACCGAGCCAGACTGTGGTACCGATGAAGGTCTGTTGATGACGCCGCACATCGAAGGCGGCGACGTTGTTGTGCCCCTGGGTGACCGGGTTCTGGGTCGTGTGACCGCCCGTGATGCGTTTACCCCGACTGACAAGGACAACGCCGTCATTGAAGCCGGCACCCTGCTGGACGAGAAGGCCGTTGAAACCCTCGAGCGGGCCGGTGTGGACGAAGTCTGGGTTCGCTCTGCGATCACCTGCGAAACCCGCCACGGTATCTGTTCCAAGTGCTACGGCCGTGATCTGGCCCGTGGCCATCAGGTCAACGTTGGTGAGGCTGTGGGCGTTATCGCCGCTCAGTCCATCGGTGAGCCGGGTACCCAGCTGACCATGCGTACCTTCCACATTGGTGGTGCCGCCAGCCGGGCGTCCGCGGTGGACAATATCCAGGTCAAGCATGGTGGTACGGTTCGTCTTCACAATATGAAGTCGATCGAGAAGGCCGATGGTTCTCTGGTGGTGATCTCCCGATCCTCTGCGCTGGCCATTGCCGATGACCAGGGTCGTGAGCGTGAGTGGTACAAGTTGCCATACGGTGCGGTTCTCTCCGTGAAGCACGGAGATGCCGTAGAAGCCGGCGTTGTGGTTGCCAAGTGGGATCCACACACTCACCCGATCATCGCCGAAGCCGGTGGTACCGCGAAATTCGTCAATATGGATCAGGGCATCACTGTCCGGACCCAGACTGACGAACTGACCGGCCTGTCCACCATGGAGGTCATTGATTCCAAAGAGCGTCCTGCAGCTGGCAAGGACATCCGTCCGGCGATCCAGCTCATTGACGAAAAGGGCGAAGAAGTGGAGCTGCCAGGCGGCGGTACCGCAATCTTCTTCCTGCCGGCGAATGCGCTGGTGACCATGGCCAATGGCGCGCGGGTTGAGCTAGGTGATGTTGTTGCGCGGATTCCGCAGGAAAGCTCCAAGACCCGGGATATCACCGGTGGTCTGCCGCGAGTTGCCGATCTGTTCGAGGCCCGTCGTCCGAAGGAATCGTCCATTCTGGCCGAAATCAGCGGTATGGTCTCATTCGGCAAGGAAACCAAGGGCAAGAAGCGTCTGGTGATCACGCCGAAGGATGCCGATCCGTACGAAGTGCTGATTCCGAAGCACCGTCAGCTTAACGTCTTCGAAGGTGAGACCGTTGAGAAGGGTGAGGTGATTTCGGATGGTCCGTCCAACCCACATGACATTTTGCGTCTGCTGGGTGTGGTGGAACTGGCCAAGTACATCACCAACGAAATCCAGGACGTTTACCGTCTGCAGGGCGTTGTCATCAACGATAAACACATTGAGGTTATCGTGCGTCAGATGCTGCGCAAGGTCGAAATCACCGATCCGGGTGATACGACTCTGCTGTCCGGTGATCAGGTGGAAATTACCCAGGTGCTGGAAGAAAACGAGAAGGCCGACGTGGCAGACAAAGAGCCGGCTAGGTTCGAGCGTCTGCTGCTGGGTATCACCAAGGCTTCCCTGGCCACCGAGTCGTTCATTTCTGCGGCTTCGTTCCAGGAAACCACCCGGGTACTCACCGAAGGTGCGGTTACCGGTAAGCGGGATTACCTGCGCGGCCTGAAAGAAAACGTTGTGGTTGGTCGACTGATTCCAGCCGGTACCGGTCTGGCATACCACAATGAGCGTCGTCGCAAGCGTGACCTGGAAGAGCAGGGCGTAACCGCGGCCGACGTGGAAGAAGCTCTGAGTGCCGAGCTCAACCGCGAAAGTTGA
- the rpoB gene encoding DNA-directed RNA polymerase subunit beta, with amino-acid sequence MTYSYTEKKRIRKDFSKLPSVMDVPYLLSIQLDSFRDFLQMEAAPEDRRETGLHAAFKSVFPIVSYSGNAALEYVSYRIGEPVFDVKECQLRGVTYAAPLRVKVRLIIYDKESSNKAIKDIKEQEVYMGEMPLMTENGTFVINGTERVIVSQLHRSPGVFFDHDKGKTHSSGKLLYSARVIPYRGSWLDFEFDPKDSVFVRIDRRRKLPASILLRGLGYTSEQMLEMFFETSKFSLGAEVCKLELVPSRLRGDIATFDIKDNDGNVIVEEGRRITARHIKQLEKAGINELEVPTEYLYGRVLAKDMIDQASGEVLVECNSELTEELVTKILDAGVKDIETLYTNDLDCGPFMSDTLRIDPTRTPLEALVEIYRMMRPGEPPTKESAENLFNNLFFSEERYDLSAVGRMKLNRRLRREESTGEGTLTHEDIIDVLKTLIDIRNGQGNVDDIDNLGNRRVRCVGEMAENQFRVGLVRVERAVRERLSLAESEGLMPQDLINAKPVAAAVKEFFGSSQLSQFMDQNNPLSEVTHKRRISALGPGGLTRERAGFEVRDVHPTHYGRVCPIETPEGPNIGLINSLATYARSNSYGFLESPYRKVENGVVTDEVVYLSAIEESNYVIAQASAAMDEKTKRLTDELVTVRHQNEFTVTPPESVNFMDVSPRQVVSVAASLIPFLEHDDANRALMGANMQRQAVPTLKAQVPLVGTGVERTVAQDSGVCVSARRGGVIESVDASRIVVRVNNEETEAGDAGVDIYNLTKYTRSNQNTCINQRSIVRQGDVIARGDVLADGPSVDLGELALGQNMRIAFMPWNGYNFEDSILISEKVVQEDRLTTIHIQELTCVARDTKLGSEEITADIPNVGESALSKLDESGIVYIGAEVGPGDILVGKVTPKGETQLTPEEKLLRAIFGEKASDVKDTSSRVPTGTRGTVIDVQVFTRDGIEKDQRAQAIEKEQLDQYRKDLKDEYRIVEGATFERLNSALKGQEVISGPGLKKGATLEESYLAELPRSDWFKLRMKDESLNELLEKSEQGLEDRKKEHEARFDDKKGKLQQGDDLAPGVLKIVKVYLAIKRRIQPGDKMAGRHGNKGVISSVMPIEDMPYDEHGNTVDVVLNPLGVPSRMNVGQVLETHLGAAAKGLGERISQMLDEQRKVAELRKLLDEIYNHSDEVFKVDLDSLSDKEILEMCHNLRGGVPMATPVFDGAKEAEVKRMLELAGLSTTGQTMLYDGRTGDMFDRPVTVGYMYILKLNHLIDDKMHARSTGSYSLVTQQPLGGKAQFGGQRFGEMEVWALEAYGAAYTLQEMLTVKSDDVNGRTKMYKNIVDGDHRMEPGMPESFNVLVKEIRSLGIDIELESE; translated from the coding sequence ATGACTTACTCCTACACTGAGAAAAAGCGGATTCGCAAAGATTTTAGTAAATTGCCTTCCGTGATGGACGTCCCCTATTTGCTGTCTATTCAGCTGGATTCGTTCCGGGACTTCCTCCAAATGGAAGCCGCTCCTGAAGACCGCCGGGAAACCGGTCTTCACGCAGCATTCAAATCCGTATTCCCGATTGTCAGTTACTCTGGCAATGCCGCGCTCGAATACGTGAGCTATCGTATTGGCGAGCCGGTTTTTGATGTCAAGGAATGCCAGCTTAGGGGCGTAACCTATGCAGCGCCGCTGCGGGTGAAGGTCCGCCTTATCATTTATGATAAGGAATCGTCCAACAAGGCGATCAAGGACATTAAAGAGCAGGAAGTCTACATGGGCGAGATGCCCCTGATGACCGAGAACGGTACCTTCGTTATCAACGGTACCGAGCGCGTTATTGTTTCCCAGCTCCACCGGTCTCCGGGTGTGTTCTTCGATCACGACAAGGGCAAGACTCATTCCTCCGGTAAGCTGCTGTATTCTGCCCGGGTGATTCCTTACCGTGGTTCCTGGCTGGACTTCGAGTTTGATCCGAAGGACTCCGTGTTCGTTCGTATCGACCGTCGTCGTAAGCTTCCCGCATCCATTCTGTTGCGTGGCCTGGGCTACACCTCCGAGCAGATGCTGGAGATGTTCTTCGAAACCAGTAAGTTCAGCCTTGGCGCCGAAGTGTGCAAGCTGGAGCTGGTGCCGAGCCGTCTGCGTGGCGACATCGCAACCTTCGATATCAAGGACAATGACGGCAACGTGATTGTCGAGGAAGGTCGCCGGATTACGGCCCGCCACATCAAGCAGCTGGAAAAAGCTGGTATCAACGAGCTCGAGGTGCCGACCGAGTACCTGTATGGCCGTGTGCTGGCGAAGGACATGATCGATCAGGCTTCCGGTGAAGTCCTGGTGGAGTGTAACTCCGAGCTGACCGAAGAGCTGGTCACCAAGATTCTCGACGCTGGCGTGAAGGATATCGAAACCCTTTACACCAACGATCTGGACTGCGGTCCGTTCATGTCTGACACCCTGCGCATCGATCCGACCCGCACGCCGCTCGAAGCGCTGGTTGAGATCTACCGGATGATGCGCCCGGGCGAGCCGCCCACGAAGGAGTCGGCAGAGAACCTGTTTAACAACCTGTTCTTCTCTGAAGAGCGCTATGACCTGTCTGCGGTTGGCCGGATGAAGCTGAACCGCCGCTTGCGCCGTGAAGAAAGCACAGGTGAGGGCACGCTGACCCACGAAGACATCATCGATGTCCTCAAGACCCTGATCGACATCCGTAATGGCCAGGGCAATGTTGACGATATTGATAACCTCGGTAACCGTCGTGTTCGCTGTGTTGGCGAGATGGCCGAAAACCAGTTCCGCGTTGGCCTGGTGAGGGTTGAACGCGCAGTTCGTGAGCGTCTGAGCCTTGCTGAAAGCGAAGGGCTGATGCCGCAGGACCTGATCAACGCCAAACCGGTAGCGGCCGCGGTTAAAGAATTCTTCGGCTCAAGCCAGCTGTCCCAGTTCATGGACCAGAACAACCCGCTGTCCGAGGTCACGCACAAGCGTCGTATCTCTGCGTTGGGCCCGGGTGGTCTGACCCGTGAGCGTGCGGGCTTTGAGGTTCGTGACGTACACCCGACCCACTACGGTCGCGTATGCCCGATCGAGACGCCGGAAGGTCCGAACATCGGTCTGATCAACTCGCTGGCGACCTACGCGCGTTCCAACTCCTACGGTTTCCTTGAGAGCCCGTACCGGAAGGTTGAGAACGGCGTGGTAACCGATGAAGTGGTTTACCTGTCCGCTATCGAGGAGAGCAACTACGTCATCGCCCAGGCCAGCGCCGCGATGGACGAGAAGACCAAGCGTCTGACCGACGAGCTGGTTACGGTTCGGCACCAGAACGAATTCACCGTTACTCCGCCGGAAAGCGTCAACTTCATGGACGTGTCTCCGCGTCAGGTTGTGTCGGTAGCGGCATCTTTGATTCCGTTCCTGGAGCACGACGATGCTAACCGGGCACTGATGGGTGCGAACATGCAACGTCAGGCGGTTCCGACGCTTAAAGCCCAGGTTCCGCTGGTCGGGACTGGTGTTGAGCGGACGGTAGCCCAAGACTCTGGCGTCTGTGTGTCGGCCCGTCGGGGCGGTGTCATCGAAAGCGTTGACGCGTCGCGCATCGTGGTTCGTGTCAACAACGAGGAAACTGAAGCGGGTGATGCAGGTGTGGATATCTACAACCTGACCAAATACACCCGCTCTAACCAGAACACCTGTATCAACCAGCGCTCCATCGTGCGTCAGGGCGACGTTATTGCCCGTGGCGACGTGCTGGCTGACGGCCCGTCCGTCGATCTGGGTGAGCTGGCCCTGGGGCAGAACATGCGCATCGCGTTTATGCCCTGGAACGGTTACAACTTTGAGGACTCCATCCTCATTTCCGAGAAAGTGGTGCAGGAAGATCGCCTGACCACCATCCACATTCAGGAACTGACCTGTGTGGCTCGGGACACCAAGCTGGGAAGCGAAGAAATCACCGCGGACATTCCGAACGTTGGTGAGAGTGCGCTGTCCAAGCTGGATGAGTCCGGTATTGTTTACATTGGTGCTGAAGTAGGCCCCGGTGACATTCTGGTAGGCAAGGTCACGCCAAAGGGTGAGACCCAGCTGACGCCGGAAGAGAAGCTGCTGCGTGCCATCTTCGGTGAGAAGGCGTCCGATGTTAAGGACACCTCGTCCCGTGTGCCGACTGGTACCCGCGGCACCGTTATCGACGTGCAGGTCTTTACCCGCGACGGTATTGAGAAGGATCAGCGTGCTCAGGCCATCGAGAAAGAGCAACTGGACCAGTATCGCAAGGATCTGAAAGACGAATACCGGATCGTTGAAGGTGCGACTTTCGAGCGTCTGAACAGTGCGTTGAAAGGGCAGGAAGTGATCAGTGGGCCGGGCCTGAAGAAAGGTGCCACCCTCGAAGAGAGCTACCTGGCCGAGCTGCCGCGTTCTGACTGGTTCAAGCTCCGGATGAAAGACGAGAGCCTGAACGAGCTGCTGGAGAAATCCGAGCAGGGTCTGGAAGACCGCAAGAAGGAACACGAAGCGCGCTTTGACGACAAGAAAGGCAAGCTTCAGCAGGGCGACGACCTCGCACCGGGCGTACTGAAGATCGTCAAGGTCTACCTGGCGATCAAGCGTCGTATCCAGCCAGGTGACAAGATGGCCGGTCGTCACGGTAACAAGGGTGTTATTTCCTCGGTGATGCCGATCGAAGACATGCCTTACGACGAGCATGGCAACACGGTTGACGTGGTTCTGAACCCGCTGGGTGTTCCCTCGCGGATGAACGTAGGTCAGGTGCTTGAGACTCACCTGGGTGCTGCAGCCAAGGGTCTGGGTGAGCGTATCAGCCAGATGCTGGACGAACAGCGCAAGGTGGCTGAATTACGCAAGCTGCTGGATGAGATCTACAATCACTCAGACGAAGTGTTCAAGGTGGATCTGGATTCCCTGTCCGACAAGGAAATCCTGGAAATGTGCCACAACCTTCGCGGCGGTGTACCCATGGCAACGCCGGTATTCGACGGTGCCAAGGAAGCCGAGGTCAAGCGCATGCTCGAGCTTGCGGGACTGAGCACCACCGGTCAGACCATGCTGTATGACGGTCGCACCGGTGATATGTTCGACCGCCCGGTGACGGTTGGCTACATGTACATCCTGAAGCTGAACCACCTGATCGACGACAAGATGCACGCTCGTTCCACCGGCTCTTACAGCCTGGTTACCCAGCAGCCGCTGGGTGGTAAGGCGCAGTTCGGTGGCCAGCGCTTCGGTGAGATGGAAGTGTGGGCTCTCGAGGCCTACGGTGCAGCTTACACGCTGCAGGAGATGCTCACCGTCAAGTCTGATGACGTGAACGGTCGGACCAAGATGTACAAGAACATTGTCGATGGCGATCATCGGATGGAGCCGGGCATGCCCGAATCCTTCAACGTTCTTGTCAAGGAAATCCGCTCGCTGGGTATCGACATCGAGCTGGAATCCGAGTGA
- the rplL gene encoding 50S ribosomal protein L7/L12: MALSNEDILNAIAEMSVMDVVALVEAMEEKFGVSAAAAVAAAPAAAGGGEAAAEEQTEFDVVLTGPGEKKVNVIKAVRELTGLGLKEAKEMVDSAPSVIKEAASKGDAEEAKKKLEEAGASVELK, from the coding sequence ATGGCTCTGTCTAACGAAGACATTTTGAACGCAATTGCTGAAATGAGCGTAATGGACGTTGTTGCGCTGGTTGAAGCAATGGAAGAGAAATTCGGTGTGTCTGCCGCTGCAGCCGTTGCTGCTGCGCCGGCCGCTGCTGGTGGTGGCGAAGCCGCTGCTGAAGAGCAGACCGAGTTTGACGTTGTACTTACCGGTCCTGGTGAGAAGAAAGTAAACGTAATCAAGGCCGTTCGTGAACTGACTGGCCTGGGTCTGAAAGAAGCCAAGGAAATGGTCGACAGCGCTCCTTCCGTTATCAAGGAAGCAGCTAGCAAAGGCGACGCTGAAGAAGCCAAGAAGAAGCTTGAGGAAGCAGGCGCTTCTGTTGAGCTCAAGTAA
- the rplJ gene encoding 50S ribosomal protein L10 produces the protein MAIRLEDKKAIVAEVNETAGGALSVVMADYRGVTSGDMTALRAKARAENVRLKVVRNNLAKIAIRGTEFECIDEALVGPTILAFSMEDPGAAARLLKDFAKEKEAFEIKGLAVGGELMGADQIDRLAKLPTRHEALTMLAAVTQAPITKLARTLNEVPSKVTRAVAAVRDQKQEAA, from the coding sequence GTGGCAATTAGACTCGAAGACAAGAAAGCGATCGTCGCTGAAGTCAACGAGACTGCCGGTGGTGCTCTGTCTGTGGTTATGGCTGACTACCGTGGTGTTACCTCTGGTGACATGACGGCGCTTCGTGCCAAGGCTCGTGCCGAAAACGTGCGTCTGAAGGTTGTTCGTAACAACCTTGCGAAGATTGCGATTCGCGGTACCGAGTTCGAGTGCATCGACGAAGCTCTGGTCGGCCCGACCATTCTGGCATTCTCAATGGAAGATCCGGGCGCGGCAGCGCGTCTGTTGAAGGATTTCGCCAAAGAGAAAGAAGCGTTCGAGATTAAGGGACTGGCCGTCGGCGGAGAGCTGATGGGTGCAGACCAGATCGACCGTCTTGCCAAGCTGCCAACACGTCACGAAGCGCTGACAATGCTGGCCGCTGTAACACAGGCACCGATCACCAAGCTGGCACGGACACTGAACGAAGTTCCTTCGAAAGTGACTCGTGCTGTAGCGGCAGTTCGCGACCAGAAGCAAGAAGCTGCTTGA
- the rplA gene encoding 50S ribosomal protein L1, with translation MAKLSKRQKLIREKVDSTRSYSVDEAVALLVELGANVKFKESVDVAVNLGVDARKSDQVVRSSTVLPHGTGKTVRVAVFTQGANAEKATAAGADVVGMDDLADEVKKGNMDFDVVIATPDAMRVVGQLGQILGPRGLMPNPKVGTVTPDVETAVKNAKAGQVRYRTDKNGIIHAPLGNVEFSAQNIKENLEALVADLKKAKPSSAKGVYLKKITISSTMGPGLTIDQSGLAI, from the coding sequence ATGGCGAAGCTGAGCAAGCGTCAGAAGCTTATTCGTGAAAAGGTAGACTCTACCCGTTCCTACTCTGTCGACGAAGCAGTTGCACTGCTGGTTGAGCTGGGCGCGAACGTGAAGTTCAAAGAGTCTGTCGACGTAGCCGTCAATCTGGGCGTTGACGCACGTAAATCCGACCAGGTTGTCCGTAGCAGCACTGTTCTGCCTCACGGCACCGGCAAAACCGTTCGCGTCGCCGTGTTTACCCAGGGCGCCAATGCCGAGAAAGCAACGGCTGCTGGTGCAGACGTTGTGGGCATGGACGATCTGGCGGACGAAGTTAAGAAAGGCAACATGGATTTCGATGTGGTTATCGCCACTCCGGACGCCATGCGTGTTGTTGGTCAGCTGGGCCAGATTCTTGGTCCTCGTGGCCTGATGCCGAACCCGAAGGTGGGTACCGTGACTCCTGACGTCGAGACTGCGGTCAAGAACGCCAAGGCCGGTCAGGTTCGTTACCGCACCGACAAGAACGGCATTATCCACGCTCCGCTGGGTAACGTTGAATTCTCTGCGCAGAACATCAAGGAAAACCTTGAAGCTCTGGTAGCAGATCTGAAAAAGGCCAAGCCGTCGTCGGCGAAAGGTGTGTATCTCAAGAAGATCACCATTTCCTCGACTATGGGTCCTGGCCTGACTATCGATCAGAGCGGTCTCGCTATTTGA
- the rplK gene encoding 50S ribosomal protein L11 — protein MAKKIEAYIKLQVAAGKANPSPPVGPALGQRGVNIMEFCKAFNAQTQDMEPGLPIPTVITVYSDRSFTFITKTPPAPVLLLKAAGIKSGSGRPNTEKVGTVTREQLEEIAKTKEPDLTAADMDAAVRTIAGTARSMGLNVEGL, from the coding sequence ATGGCAAAGAAAATTGAAGCGTACATCAAGCTTCAGGTTGCTGCCGGCAAGGCCAACCCGAGTCCCCCCGTTGGTCCTGCACTGGGTCAGCGCGGCGTAAACATCATGGAATTCTGCAAGGCGTTCAACGCCCAGACTCAGGACATGGAGCCTGGTCTGCCGATTCCGACCGTGATCACCGTTTACAGTGATCGCAGCTTTACCTTTATTACAAAGACTCCGCCTGCACCGGTTCTTCTTCTGAAGGCCGCTGGCATCAAGAGCGGCTCCGGTCGTCCGAACACCGAGAAAGTCGGTACCGTGACCCGCGAGCAGCTTGAAGAAATTGCCAAGACCAAAGAGCCGGACCTGACTGCAGCCGATATGGATGCAGCGGTACGTACCATTGCAGGAACAGCCCGCAGCATGGGCCTGAACGTGGAGGGCCTGTAA
- the nusG gene encoding transcription termination/antitermination protein NusG codes for MAKRWYVVHAYSGFEKQVMRTLRERVALHEMEDRFGEILVPTEEVVEMREGKKRKSERKFYPGYVLVQMEMDDATWHLVKNTPRVLGFIGGTKDKPAPITEKEAEAILRRVESGADKPKPKTLFEPGEVVRVVEGPFADFNGVVEEVDYDKSRVKVAVLIFGRSTPVELEFGQVEKD; via the coding sequence ATGGCTAAGCGCTGGTACGTCGTTCATGCGTATTCTGGCTTCGAAAAGCAGGTAATGCGCACTCTCAGGGAGCGCGTTGCGCTGCACGAGATGGAAGACCGTTTCGGCGAGATCCTGGTTCCGACCGAGGAAGTCGTCGAAATGCGAGAAGGGAAGAAGCGCAAGAGTGAGCGCAAATTCTATCCCGGGTACGTACTGGTCCAGATGGAAATGGACGATGCGACGTGGCACCTTGTGAAGAATACTCCGCGTGTTCTTGGTTTTATTGGTGGTACCAAGGATAAGCCTGCACCGATTACCGAAAAGGAAGCGGAAGCGATCCTTCGTCGAGTCGAAAGCGGTGCAGATAAGCCCAAGCCGAAGACACTGTTCGAGCCGGGTGAGGTTGTTCGCGTTGTTGAAGGTCCCTTTGCGGACTTCAATGGTGTGGTTGAGGAAGTTGACTACGACAAGAGTCGGGTCAAGGTTGCCGTTCTGATCTTTGGTCGTTCAACTCCGGTAGAGCTGGAGTTTGGGCAGGTCGAGAAAGACTGA